The window CGTCAGTACAGCCTTGTTACGGTTGATTGAACGGCGGAGGGCGTTAGCAATGCGGTCGTAGTGAGTCTCTGATGAGTTGTACATAGGGGATTTCGTGGAGTCACGATGGATGAGTTCGACGGTGAAGCCATAGTCACGGGCGGTGGTGGCGGAGAAGACGGCTGTGGAGATTAAGAAAAGAATAGAGAAAATGGGTGCCATTGTTAAGGATGAATCGGTGGTTGATGAATGAAATGAAGGGGGAAtttgattaaatatatatagaagAGCGGAATTTGAAAGGATATTAAAAATGGAAATGAATCGATaggaaataaaattatgattGTGTAATAATAATGTGATGAATGGGTAGTGGGGTGTTGGAATTTTTGGAATTTAGGGTAATTATGATCCAAGTAATTCATTGAACATTTTGCCatatttggttttctttttttctttcaaattttagaaTACCAATGGtgaattgttttttatttttccttctttatttttcttaagaATACTATGTCTAGGATTGATTTGTCGAGTGtggtaaattaattatttatttgcATAAGTATAAATAATATTTCCACTTCAAGAATTAAGGGTGTTCCCAATGTACAAAACGGCGATGATGAAAATACGTCGTCGATGCACATTCACGGCGTTGATGAAAAACGACGATGTTTTGTACGGGAAAAgacaaacaaaatatttaattattaacatTTTCTGACGTCATGAATGTGTCATCGGAAAAAAAGAACTCATTCTCGACGTCTTGATGTAGTGCATAAAATATATTTagcaattaaataatatatagttCTTCTCCCGACGCCCCATGCATTGTGTCGGAAATGGGCACCCCTGTTCCCAATTGTACTCGTTATGCATCGGGAATAGTCATCCATGTTCCCGACGTCGTGCATGGGGTATCAGAAAATGGTCAAAAATTAATTACGTCATATCATGATTTCCGACGCCCCATATATGGCGTCAGGTAATGGATTTAGGGTTTCCCAACGCCACTAGTGATTTGTCTCGAATGTGTCTGGCTATCCCCAACAAATCGCTAATGGCGTCGGGATCAGGAGAatctcatgtttttttttacaatgtttataaatttatgttaaatttggtcttattttagtagttttcttgtataaaaaaaaagtctaaGATTTATAATTTTGCCTTAAAAATATagtgaaattttgaaaaaaatggagaaaaatttttaaaataaaaaatcaaattattttgacctatatattttcaaatttctttgattacaaattttcttcttcaaccCTATATTGGTTGAACTAACAAGAAATCAAGTTTTCaccttttaaaataaaatgtataagATCTTATACGAGGTTGCATCTTTTCATATATAAATCTTTCTTATAACTTTTCAATATAATTGAATAACAACATACActtcatttatattttttttcttttatgtactTTACTATAACTTATACAAACATGccttcaaatttattttggctAGGGTATGAAATGTTTTAACCTACTTTAAATCAAGACACTTTTGATAAGAGTAATTTATTATCAATTAAAATGTTAATTTCATCTCTTTCACCCCTTGCAATAAGATTAAGTAACATATAACTGAAGTAATTAAAATAAAGGACAGTAATTTGGTCTACTTGTCTACAcccttaattatattttataaggTATGTTTACTTTATCATAAACGTTTTTCTATTTCTGTTGCATTCTTACcttaaataaaagaagaagaaaaaaatgttaatttgaataaattttgtCAAACCTTTATAAGAGGAAttgacaaaaatgaaaaaattggaaaaaatatCTACACTTCATAGTAAATTTGTGCAGTGGGTTTTTATCATATGaagtgtgaatatatatatatatatattataaatattcattaaaaaaaaaccactaTAATAGACCCTTTTAATTCATTATTTGAAGAAATGTCTAAGGTATATGGAGTGTTATCatccaattaattaaaattatttttctcaaaaaataatcaagaaaacAATATTAAAGTTGCTCAATGATTTTCTTCATGCAATGGTGAATTTTTTAGacttttgtttattattattattattcaaagaTTGGATATAAGATATAGAAATGACAGCAAGAAAATTATGTCCATATGTGTATTTTGCTatattgataaatattttaataggtTTTCTCATTTATAATCAATTCCCTATTTATTATTCTACTACTGCTATGCAATGTATTAGAATAGCAAACTATGTGTTTGGTATTAGAAATGTGACTATCTATATTCTTTGAAGAAAAAAGTCTTTAtattaaaagggaaaaaaatctaaatcttgtaaaacaaaaaacaatatgtACGACTAATTAAAAATGCATGTAAGGATATAAATTTTCAAGGATTAATTTACCCAAAAATCCATGGAAATATTCATCGGATACAAATTATTTTCAAGGATCTTCCATTTTGGTTTGATTTCTCTCTAACACAGTATATAAATATGTCTGTTTGGTATTCTAAAACGTAGATTATTAAGAGTAACAGAACCATTTTTTTCTAAGATTAGAGGATCGGTTGTGTATATTACCAACAACTCAATCTAGGGTGGCAGGTAAGAGACGACCGAGTCCAGGCGACCTGATCTTTTGGCAATGGCGGAAAGTCGTCCTTCCGGTTTTAGCTCTTTCTCTCGAATATCATACTTGAGTAAGCCCTAAATAAAGGCCGATTTCTCTTTTTAGTAACGCAAATCATAGGAAATCTCGTTTTAAGCCATTTGCCATAGACGATCGAACAAGCGGAACTTCAGCGGAAACAAAACAGCCTCAGCAGCCACGGGAAGAACAATAGCATGCAACTGCCCCCTTCAGCTGCGGGGTCTTTCCTTTCTCCGATTGATTTTGGAAACTAAATATATCAAACTATTCATTAGATGGTTTCTAATTTCGAATTTTATAGTTTATCAATATCACACAAATACACCTACTGtgataataaagaaaattttcgAATGATCAGTTGTAAACACTTTAAGATCAAACTAGAATTATTATTCTAAAAAGAGACCAAATTACAATTATATTCGAGGGTAGAGACGAAAgtaatatatattaactttatgAAAAAATGAATCCTAATTAACCAAACTACAACGCACTAAAAtctataaattatatataaatataacataaaaaaaatcaacgTATGGAAATACAATATTTTTCTCGAGATTAATATGAGTATTTTGCATGCATGGATATGAATACTACTTTCGTCTCGACGTTCAAAAAACATAACAAAGAAGCACGCGTGAGAATCACATGGCAACGCAGTTCGCCCGCTTGAAAGAGATAGACATGTTGTTAATATCGTAACCAACCAAGAAGTTGATCTGTGCAATGTTTCCGTAGATCGAAATATCGTTGTCCTGGGAACTGGCGAAGGCCAAACAAACAACTTCGTCCGACACCCTAACGAGCACATTTTCTCGATGAAGGCGCACATTGGCGCCTTCAAAGTGCATCGCGATGTGTGGCATTTTGTAGTCGTCTGTGGTGGTTGCGAAGCAGTAATTCAAGAAACGATTCGGGTCATCCGTGCGCTGGAGGTTTATTGAGTTGGAAATTGTTTCGGCAAAGTTCTGGTATACATCAGCTGGAAGTAATGTAAGCGTCGTGCCAGAGTCGATGATGATATTTGCTTCGCCTAATATTGAAGAACGAGCTCTAACATAAAATATATTCTTCCGTCCTACGCTCACAGCTTTTAACTTGAGCGAGTAGAAACTTTTGAATTTATCTGTTAAAAGTATGaacaaaacattaattaaatgtATACAAACCCACCCACCCACGTATGTACGAGTGATTGCATCAATAAAGACAAAAAACTAAACTTAAGCTTTTGAGTTAGGAAGTAATTTGTTAATTAGTTTACCACTGATATAAATAGGGGTTGAAACAGCTCCAGAGCCAGAAACATTGGCATTTGAGCCAAAGTTAAGTTTGTTGGATTTAACATCATCGCTTCCAATCGGAGTTAAACAGTAAGAGAATTTTCCAGCAACAGCCGATCCCATTTGTTTGACAAGTGAAGCCGGACCTAGCCCGAGTCCAACAATGCCAGAAACGTTAGCATCAAAAGTGCCAGAGTTGTCGTGGCCACAACCAATCGCAGTACGAGGAAATGCAACGAGGCGACCAGAGGTGGAGTCCATAGAAAGGGTATCAAGAGCAAAATCTCCTTCGCTGTGGGAGTTATCGCCGTAAGAAATCGAGTACATACACTCAGACGTAGAGGAACATGAACGACGATCATCGCCGGTAAACGAGCAAATAGGCGAGGAACACGACACTTTACTGTAAGTCGTCGATTTACTCGGGTTAAACATCGGCGCGTCTTGCTTGTAGCAATCTATGCATGGCTCGCACTGGGTCCAAATGATGTCGCTTCCTGTGTCAGCAACAGCTATAATCGGAAACGGTGGCGTTCCGAGGGATAATTTCATGAGGTATTCACCTCTGTTGTTGAAAATAGGAGCCTCCACTGTGTTTGTCACCACCCCCGCCGTGTTACGACTAATGGAGCGACGGAGGGTGTTGGCGACACGGAGGTAGTGATTCTCCGATGGGTTGTACATAGGGGACTTGCGGGAGTCACGGTGGATGAGTTCGACGGTGAAGCCATCTTCATGGCCTGTGGTGACGGAGACCACGGCGGTGCATATCAAgaaaacaataacaagagaGACATTAGGTGCCATTGGTATATGAATTGGTGATGAAGAAGTGAATGGGGAATTTGATTAAATATATAGAAGAGAGAAATTTGAGAGGTTACAAAAAAATTGGTAATGATTCGATGggaaaataaatttgtaactgcaattaattttaaaaattgatagT is drawn from Cucumis melo cultivar AY chromosome 11, USDA_Cmelo_AY_1.0, whole genome shotgun sequence and contains these coding sequences:
- the LOC103499087 gene encoding aspartic proteinase CDR1-like, whose protein sequence is MAPNVSLVIVFLICTAVVSVTTGHEDGFTVELIHRDSRKSPMYNPSENHYLRVANTLRRSISRNTAGVVTNTVEAPIFNNRGEYLMKLSLGTPPFPIIAVADTGSDIIWTQCEPCIDCYKQDAPMFNPSKSTTYSKVSCSSPICSFTGDDRRSCSSTSECMYSISYGDNSHSEGDFALDTLSMDSTSGRLVAFPRTAIGCGHDNSGTFDANVSGIVGLGLGPASLVKQMGSAVAGKFSYCLTPIGSDDVKSNKLNFGSNANVSGSGAVSTPIYISDKFKSFYSLKLKAVSVGRKNIFYVRARSSILGEANIIIDSGTTLTLLPADVYQNFAETISNSINLQRTDDPNRFLNYCFATTTDDYKMPHIAMHFEGANVRLHRENVLVRVSDEVVCLAFASSQDNDISIYGNIAQINFLVGYDINNMSISFKRANCVAM